From a single Glycine soja cultivar W05 chromosome 19, ASM419377v2, whole genome shotgun sequence genomic region:
- the LOC114398063 gene encoding SAGA-associated factor 29 homolog A-like isoform X3, giving the protein MSSPDIVSILDNSKELDRVRKEQEDILSEINKLHKKLQATPEVVEKPGDNSLARLKFLYTQAKELSESEASISNLLINQIDALLPTGPQGQTRRRIEGNEQKRKRVKTESDISRLTPSMRGQLEACANLKGEQVAARVTPRNADKDEWFVVKVIHFDKESKEFEVLDEEPGDDEESSGQRQYKLPMANIIPFPKSNDPSSAQDFPPGRHVLAVYPGTTALYKATVVQGHRRRKTEDYVLEFDDDEEDGSLPQRTVPFHKVVPLPEGHRQ; this is encoded by the exons ATGTCGTCGCCGGACATTGTCTCGATATTGGATAACTCGAAGGAGCTCGATCGGGTTAGGAAAGAACAGGAGGATATTCTGTCGGAGATCAACAAGCTTCACAAGAAGCTTCAAGCAA CTCCTGAAGTGGTTGAGAAGCCTGGGGATAACTCATTGGCAAGGCTGAAATTTTTGTATACTCAAGCAAAAGAACTTTCAGAAAGTGAAGCAAG TATTTCCAACTTACTGATAAACCAAATTGATGCCCTACTGCCTACGGGTCCACAAGGGCAAACACGAAGAAGAATAG AAGGTAATGAGCAGAAAAGGAAACGAGTGAAGACTGAGTCAGATATTTCAAGGCTAACTCCTAGTATGCGAGGTCAACTTGAGGCTTGTGCCAATCTTAAAGGTGAACAG GTAGCAGCTAGGGTCACACCACGAAATGCCGATAAGGATGAATGGTTTGTCGtaaaagtgattcattttgATAAGGAATCAAAGGA ATTTGAAGTACTAGATGAGGAACCAGGTGATGATGAAGAAAGCAGTGGCCAAAG ACAATACAAGCTTCCCATGGCAAATATCATTCCTTTTCCCAAGAGTAATGATCCTTCTAGCGCTCAAGATTTCCCTCCTGGAAGACATGTTTTGGCGGTCTATCCAGGAACTACTGCACTTTATAAAGCAACAGTTGTTCAAGGCCATCGCAGA AGGAAGACCGAGGA TTACGTGTTGGaatttgatgatgatgaggaAGATGGATCTTTACCACAAAGGACAGTGCCCTTCCACAAAGTGGTTCCTCTTCCAGAAGGACATCGCCAATGA
- the LOC114398063 gene encoding SAGA-associated factor 29 homolog B-like isoform X2: protein MSSPDIVSILDNSKELDRVRKEQEDILSEINKLHKKLQATPEVVEKPGDNSLARLKFLYTQAKELSESEASISNLLINQIDALLPTGPQGQTRRRIGKGNEQKRKRVKTESDISRLTPSMRGQLEACANLKGEQVAARVTPRNADKDEWFVVKVIHFDKESKEFEVLDEEPGDDEESSGQRQYKLPMANIIPFPKSNDPSSAQDFPPGRHVLAVYPGTTALYKATVVQGHRRRKTEDYVLEFDDDEEDGSLPQRTVPFHKVVPLPEGHRQ, encoded by the exons ATGTCGTCGCCGGACATTGTCTCGATATTGGATAACTCGAAGGAGCTCGATCGGGTTAGGAAAGAACAGGAGGATATTCTGTCGGAGATCAACAAGCTTCACAAGAAGCTTCAAGCAA CTCCTGAAGTGGTTGAGAAGCCTGGGGATAACTCATTGGCAAGGCTGAAATTTTTGTATACTCAAGCAAAAGAACTTTCAGAAAGTGAAGCAAG TATTTCCAACTTACTGATAAACCAAATTGATGCCCTACTGCCTACGGGTCCACAAGGGCAAACACGAAGAAGAATAG gaAAAG GTAATGAGCAGAAAAGGAAACGAGTGAAGACTGAGTCAGATATTTCAAGGCTAACTCCTAGTATGCGAGGTCAACTTGAGGCTTGTGCCAATCTTAAAGGTGAACAG GTAGCAGCTAGGGTCACACCACGAAATGCCGATAAGGATGAATGGTTTGTCGtaaaagtgattcattttgATAAGGAATCAAAGGA ATTTGAAGTACTAGATGAGGAACCAGGTGATGATGAAGAAAGCAGTGGCCAAAG ACAATACAAGCTTCCCATGGCAAATATCATTCCTTTTCCCAAGAGTAATGATCCTTCTAGCGCTCAAGATTTCCCTCCTGGAAGACATGTTTTGGCGGTCTATCCAGGAACTACTGCACTTTATAAAGCAACAGTTGTTCAAGGCCATCGCAGA AGGAAGACCGAGGA TTACGTGTTGGaatttgatgatgatgaggaAGATGGATCTTTACCACAAAGGACAGTGCCCTTCCACAAAGTGGTTCCTCTTCCAGAAGGACATCGCCAATGA
- the LOC114398063 gene encoding SAGA-associated factor 29 homolog B-like isoform X1 gives MSSPDIVSILDNSKELDRVRKEQEDILSEINKLHKKLQATPEVVEKPGDNSLARLKFLYTQAKELSESEASISNLLINQIDALLPTGPQGQTRRRIGKEGNEQKRKRVKTESDISRLTPSMRGQLEACANLKGEQVAARVTPRNADKDEWFVVKVIHFDKESKEFEVLDEEPGDDEESSGQRQYKLPMANIIPFPKSNDPSSAQDFPPGRHVLAVYPGTTALYKATVVQGHRRRKTEDYVLEFDDDEEDGSLPQRTVPFHKVVPLPEGHRQ, from the exons ATGTCGTCGCCGGACATTGTCTCGATATTGGATAACTCGAAGGAGCTCGATCGGGTTAGGAAAGAACAGGAGGATATTCTGTCGGAGATCAACAAGCTTCACAAGAAGCTTCAAGCAA CTCCTGAAGTGGTTGAGAAGCCTGGGGATAACTCATTGGCAAGGCTGAAATTTTTGTATACTCAAGCAAAAGAACTTTCAGAAAGTGAAGCAAG TATTTCCAACTTACTGATAAACCAAATTGATGCCCTACTGCCTACGGGTCCACAAGGGCAAACACGAAGAAGAATAG gaAAAG AAGGTAATGAGCAGAAAAGGAAACGAGTGAAGACTGAGTCAGATATTTCAAGGCTAACTCCTAGTATGCGAGGTCAACTTGAGGCTTGTGCCAATCTTAAAGGTGAACAG GTAGCAGCTAGGGTCACACCACGAAATGCCGATAAGGATGAATGGTTTGTCGtaaaagtgattcattttgATAAGGAATCAAAGGA ATTTGAAGTACTAGATGAGGAACCAGGTGATGATGAAGAAAGCAGTGGCCAAAG ACAATACAAGCTTCCCATGGCAAATATCATTCCTTTTCCCAAGAGTAATGATCCTTCTAGCGCTCAAGATTTCCCTCCTGGAAGACATGTTTTGGCGGTCTATCCAGGAACTACTGCACTTTATAAAGCAACAGTTGTTCAAGGCCATCGCAGA AGGAAGACCGAGGA TTACGTGTTGGaatttgatgatgatgaggaAGATGGATCTTTACCACAAAGGACAGTGCCCTTCCACAAAGTGGTTCCTCTTCCAGAAGGACATCGCCAATGA